One Lactobacillus sp. ESL0785 DNA window includes the following coding sequences:
- a CDS encoding teichoic acid D-Ala incorporation-associated protein DltX, which yields MDKKEKIDSRGKRIGKFVLTTIIYCVILMALIYLYQYSGLTSVHFIYDEF from the coding sequence ATGGATAAAAAAGAGAAAATCGATTCGCGCGGCAAACGAATAGGAAAGTTTGTTCTGACGACAATTATTTATTGTGTTATCTTAATGGCACTAATCTATTTGTATCAATATAGCGGCCTTACTTCGGTTCACTTTATTTACGACGAATTTTAA
- the cbpB gene encoding cyclic-di-AMP-binding protein CbpB: MFSPVIERLIQEKAGSFLIPATRIAFVYDDNPLYHAFLILTRVKYSKIPVLDQQNHVVGLLSLAMITDKMMKTDKISLDPLTELQVKDVMQVDFPKINFAQTTLEVQLHLLVDNAFLPVVNDHDVFQGLLTRREWIKVFNYIAHNFDSKYKVTSITKNSDI; this comes from the coding sequence ATGTTCTCACCAGTAATTGAACGTTTAATTCAAGAAAAAGCAGGTTCGTTTTTAATTCCCGCAACACGAATTGCCTTCGTTTACGACGATAATCCGCTCTACCACGCATTTTTGATTTTAACACGTGTAAAATATTCCAAAATCCCCGTTCTTGACCAGCAAAATCATGTTGTTGGCTTACTTAGCTTAGCAATGATTACAGATAAGATGATGAAAACAGATAAGATTTCACTTGATCCGCTAACAGAATTACAGGTTAAGGATGTGATGCAGGTAGATTTTCCTAAGATTAATTTTGCCCAAACAACTTTAGAAGTCCAATTGCACCTCTTAGTCGACAATGCCTTTTTGCCTGTTGTTAATGATCATGATGTCTTCCAAGGATTATTAACTAGACGTGAATGGATCAAAGTATTTAATTACATTGCACATAATTTTGATAGCAAATATAAAGTAACATCTATCACAAAAAATAGTGATATTTAA
- a CDS encoding heavy metal translocating P-type ATPase, producing MNLRRQWKFILVLVAGAIGLICQFGLQTKSLFQIGSLQFPIQTILIDIIGILMAISLLTEIVGDFKTGRYGVDILAVIAVVSTILIGDQWAEWMILVMMTGGETLEDYATGQADKELRSLLSNSPSIANKIVNEKLVAVAVDELQLGDHVLIKPGEQVPVDGQVIKGISNFDQSSLTGESVPVNKNPGDELMSGAINGSDAVEMVVTKKASDSEYQTIVSLVKSSQAQPAKFVKMADRYAVPFTIISLVIGIAAWIHSGNPVNFAEVMVVASPCPLLIAAPVALVSGMSSMSQHHIIVKSGPTLEKLAAAKTFAFDKTGTLTENQLVIDAIVPVDQSTVSQQTLQSYAASVEQQSSHIIANSLVDATDKKLLQPATDIKETTGEGISGNVEGHTVKVGKLSYVAPHEQVNTINSTAVYIAIDHVYAGYITFKDQLRPESATTIARLKRQGGEHIMMLTGDHKDVADRIGQAVGVDDIRSELLPAQKIAAIQEVPKENRPVVMTGDGVNDAPSLTAADVGIAMGAKGASAASESADAVIMVNDLSKVNDAVAISKHTMKVANVDVLTAITIVIIIEMIAFTGVIPAFWGAIIQECVDMISISLALLAKTKPKSPKQTGLVANN from the coding sequence ATGAATTTACGACGTCAATGGAAATTTATCCTTGTACTAGTTGCTGGAGCTATCGGACTAATCTGCCAATTCGGTCTGCAAACTAAGAGCCTATTCCAAATTGGCAGCTTACAATTTCCAATCCAAACAATATTAATTGATATTATTGGTATTTTAATGGCAATTTCCTTATTAACAGAAATTGTTGGTGATTTCAAAACTGGACGCTATGGCGTCGATATCTTAGCTGTCATTGCCGTAGTCTCAACTATTTTAATCGGTGATCAATGGGCTGAATGGATGATTTTAGTCATGATGACCGGTGGTGAAACCTTAGAAGATTACGCAACTGGTCAAGCAGACAAAGAATTACGATCGCTGCTAAGCAATTCACCAAGTATTGCGAACAAAATTGTTAACGAGAAGTTGGTCGCTGTTGCTGTTGACGAATTGCAGCTTGGCGACCATGTTTTAATTAAACCCGGCGAACAGGTTCCTGTCGATGGCCAAGTTATTAAAGGAATATCAAACTTTGATCAATCTTCATTGACTGGTGAATCCGTGCCGGTTAACAAAAATCCAGGTGACGAATTAATGTCGGGCGCAATCAACGGCAGCGATGCTGTTGAAATGGTTGTTACCAAAAAGGCTAGCGATTCTGAATATCAGACAATCGTTTCTCTAGTTAAATCTTCGCAAGCACAGCCCGCTAAGTTTGTTAAAATGGCTGATCGTTACGCTGTTCCCTTTACTATTATTTCTTTAGTTATCGGAATTGCAGCTTGGATTCATTCAGGTAATCCGGTTAACTTTGCTGAAGTGATGGTTGTTGCATCCCCATGTCCACTTTTAATTGCCGCACCAGTTGCCTTGGTTTCCGGCATGAGTTCGATGTCGCAGCACCATATCATTGTTAAGTCTGGCCCAACTCTCGAAAAATTAGCAGCTGCCAAAACTTTTGCTTTTGATAAAACCGGAACATTAACTGAAAACCAATTAGTCATTGATGCAATTGTACCAGTAGATCAAAGTACGGTTAGCCAACAAACTCTACAAAGTTACGCTGCCAGTGTTGAGCAACAATCAAGCCATATTATCGCTAATTCATTAGTTGATGCTACTGATAAAAAGCTGTTACAACCTGCAACAGATATTAAAGAAACTACTGGCGAAGGCATCAGCGGCAACGTAGAAGGCCACACTGTTAAAGTGGGTAAACTATCTTATGTTGCACCTCATGAACAAGTTAATACCATTAATTCTACTGCCGTTTATATTGCCATTGATCATGTCTATGCTGGCTATATTACTTTTAAGGATCAATTACGACCAGAAAGTGCCACAACCATTGCGCGCTTAAAGCGTCAAGGCGGCGAACATATCATGATGTTAACTGGTGACCACAAGGATGTTGCTGATAGAATCGGTCAAGCTGTCGGTGTTGATGATATTCGTTCTGAACTTTTACCAGCTCAAAAAATTGCAGCAATTCAAGAAGTACCTAAAGAAAATCGTCCTGTTGTCATGACCGGTGACGGTGTTAATGATGCGCCAAGTTTAACTGCCGCTGACGTTGGCATTGCCATGGGTGCTAAAGGAGCATCAGCTGCCAGCGAAAGTGCCGACGCCGTTATTATGGTTAACGATTTATCTAAGGTCAACGATGCTGTTGCAATTTCCAAGCATACAATGAAAGTTGCTAACGTTGACGTTTTAACTGCCATCACGATTGTCATTATTATTGAAATGATTGCCTTTACCGGTGTTATTCCTGCATTCTGGGGAGCAATCATTCAAGAATGTGTCGACATGATTTCTATTAGTTTAGCACTGCTTGCTAAAACTAAACCTAAAAGTCCTAAACAAACAGGCTTAGTTGCAAACAATTAA